A single genomic interval of Rhododendron vialii isolate Sample 1 chromosome 3a, ASM3025357v1 harbors:
- the LOC131319813 gene encoding uncharacterized protein LOC131319813 translates to MSLQCDYCHNTGHTKDFCWKLHGRPSRGRGSGRGGRGRGPRRSQAQAHVSEFATLSDSGFNTGVQSPSDSVGGFSQREMQALRRLMAQADSSSTIAPTSTAAPTASYFAHSGIGNGEGDWQW, encoded by the exons atgtcactccagtgtgattattgccacaacactggacataccaaggatttctgttggaagttacatggtcgtccttctcgtgggcgaggcagtggacgtggaggtcgaggtcgtggtcccaggcgttctcaggctcaggcacatgtttcagagtttgctaccttgtctgattctgggttcaatacaggagttcagtcaccttctgattctgttggcggtttctctcagagggagatgcaagctctcaggcgtcttatggctcaggctgattcttcctctactatagctcctacttccacagcagctcctactgcatcctattttgctcattcag GAATTGGAaacggggaaggtgattggcagtggtaa